The sequence GAACGAGCGCGAGATCCTCGTCGAGGGGCGCCACGATCCGTCGATCTGCCCGCGCGTCGTGCCGGTGGCCGAGGCGATGATGTGCCTAGTCCTGGCCGATCTGTACCTGTGGAACCGAATGGCGCGGGTGTGATGCGTCACGCGTGATGCGTCATGCGTCATCCGTATTGCGTAGTGCGCACTGCGTAGTACGTGTTGCGTGTTCCGTGCTCCGTCCCACCCCCCTGTCCCCTGGTGGGCTCCGTTCGAGAGGGGTCGGGGGTGAGGGGGACGGATGACGCATGACGCATCACGTATGACTGACTACCTCACTCCGGCCGTGGCAGCGGCGAGCGTATCCCAGAATTCGGGGAACGTCTTGGCGACGCACCCGGGGTCGGCGATGCGGATGCCGGGGGTGGCGCAGCCCAGGATGGCGAAGCTCATGGCCATGCGGTGGTCGTCGTACGTCTCTACGCGACCCGGCCGGACGGGGCTGGGGTAGACCACGAGGCCGTCCGGCATCTCCTCGACACGAACTCCCAGGCGGCGCAGCTCGGTAACGACGGCGGAAATCCGGTCGGTCTCCTTGGCGCGGATGTGCGCCACGTTGCGGATGGCGACCGGCCCCGACGCGAGCGGCGCGATGGCGGCGAGCGTCTGGGCCGTGTCCGAGATGGCGTTCATGTCCACGTCAATGCCTGCGAGGCGCTCCGGGCCGCGCACCTCAGTGGCGTCGGCGGTCATCTCGACGGTGCAGCCCATCCGCTCCAGGACCTCGACAAAGCGCAGGTCACCCTGCAGTGACCGGCTCCCGAGGCCGGGCACGCGCACGCGTCCTCCCGTGACGGCCGCGAGGGCGAAGAAGTAGGAGGCCGCAGAAGCGTCCGGTTCGACCTGATACTCGGTGGCCCGGTAGCGCTGTTCACCAGGCACGACGAAGCGGCGGTAACGCTCGTTGGTCAGGGTCGCACCGAAGGCGGCCATGGTCGACGCTGTGAGGTCGACGTAGGGCTTCGATACGAGATCACCCTCAATGTCGATGGTCAGGCCGTCTGGGGTGCAGGGGCCGACCATGAGGAGCGCGCTGAGGAACTGACTGCTCTCGCGGCCGTCGAGCCGTGTGTGGCCGCCGCGCAGGCCGTTCGCGCGGATACGGACCGGCGGGCAGCCGGTGCCGTGGATCGAAACGGCGTCGACGCCGAGTTGCTGGAGCGCGTTGAGGAGCGGCTGGATGGGGCGCTGGCGCATCCGTTCGACGCCGTCGAGGACGTACTCGCCGCGGCCCAGCGCAAGGAGCGCGGTCAGGAAGCGGGCGGTCGTCCCCGAGTTGCCGATAACGAGCGACGCCGACCGCGCGGGGATCGAGCCTCCAGCGCCGGCAACCGTGAAGGTTCGGTCCTCCCTAGAAGCGGTGACGTGGATCCCGAGCGCGTTGAGCGCTGCGGCCATGTAATGCGTGTCGTTGCTGAAGAGCGCGCCGCGGATGACCGAGGTGCCGTCCGCAAGGGCGGCGATCGGGAGCGCGCGGTTGGTGTCGCTCTTCGACCCAGGCACCGCGA is a genomic window of Sphaerobacter thermophilus DSM 20745 containing:
- the aroA gene encoding 3-phosphoshikimate 1-carboxyvinyltransferase, which codes for MAQSPRYPDEIEIQPVRAPVDVEVAVPGSKSDTNRALPIAALADGTSVIRGALFSNDTHYMAAALNALGIHVTASREDRTFTVAGAGGSIPARSASLVIGNSGTTARFLTALLALGRGEYVLDGVERMRQRPIQPLLNALQQLGVDAVSIHGTGCPPVRIRANGLRGGHTRLDGRESSQFLSALLMVGPCTPDGLTIDIEGDLVSKPYVDLTASTMAAFGATLTNERYRRFVVPGEQRYRATEYQVEPDASAASYFFALAAVTGGRVRVPGLGSRSLQGDLRFVEVLERMGCTVEMTADATEVRGPERLAGIDVDMNAISDTAQTLAAIAPLASGPVAIRNVAHIRAKETDRISAVVTELRRLGVRVEEMPDGLVVYPSPVRPGRVETYDDHRMAMSFAILGCATPGIRIADPGCVAKTFPEFWDTLAAATAGVR